In Streptomyces nojiriensis, one genomic interval encodes:
- a CDS encoding adenosine deaminase has product MEHARDLTLLPKAHLHLHFTGSMRPSTLLELADKYGVRLPDALTAGEPPKLRATDERGWFRFQRLYDAARSCLREPDDIRRLVREAAEEDVRDGSGWLEIQVDPTSYAPLLGGMIPAVEIILDAVDAASRETGLGMRVLIAANRMKHPLDARTLARLAVRYADRGIVGFGLSNDERRGMARDFDRAFAIAREGGLLAAPHGGELTGPSSVRDCLDDLHASRIGHGVRAAEDPRLLKRLADRQITCEVCPASNVALGVYERPEDVPLRTLFEAGVPMALGADDPLLFGSRLAAQYEIARRHHAFTDAELAELARQSVRGSAAPDEVQAKLLSGIDHWLTG; this is encoded by the coding sequence ATGGAGCACGCACGCGATCTCACGCTTCTGCCCAAGGCCCACCTCCACCTGCACTTCACCGGGTCGATGCGGCCATCGACCCTGCTGGAGCTCGCCGACAAGTACGGCGTGCGCCTTCCCGACGCCCTCACGGCCGGGGAGCCGCCCAAGCTCCGCGCCACCGACGAGCGCGGCTGGTTCCGCTTCCAGCGGCTCTACGACGCCGCCCGCTCCTGTCTGCGCGAGCCCGACGACATCCGGCGCCTGGTCCGCGAGGCCGCGGAGGAGGACGTACGGGACGGCAGCGGCTGGCTGGAGATCCAGGTGGATCCCACCTCCTACGCCCCCCTGCTAGGCGGGATGATCCCGGCCGTCGAGATCATCCTCGACGCCGTCGACGCGGCCTCCCGCGAGACCGGCCTCGGCATGCGGGTCCTCATCGCCGCCAACCGCATGAAGCACCCCCTCGACGCCCGTACCCTCGCCCGCCTCGCCGTCCGCTACGCCGACCGCGGCATCGTCGGCTTCGGCCTCTCCAACGACGAGCGCCGCGGCATGGCCCGCGACTTCGACCGGGCCTTCGCCATCGCCCGCGAGGGCGGTCTCCTCGCGGCACCGCACGGCGGCGAGCTCACCGGCCCGTCCTCCGTCCGCGACTGCCTCGACGATCTGCACGCCTCCCGCATCGGGCACGGGGTGCGGGCCGCCGAGGACCCCCGGCTGCTCAAGCGGCTCGCCGACCGGCAGATCACCTGCGAGGTCTGCCCGGCCTCCAACGTCGCCCTCGGGGTCTACGAGCGGCCCGAGGACGTCCCGCTGCGCACCCTCTTCGAGGCCGGGGTCCCCATGGCGCTGGGCGCCGACGACCCGCTGCTCTTCGGGTCCCGGCTCGCGGCCCAGTACGAGATCGCCCGCCGCCACCACGCCTTCACGGACGCGGAGCTCGCCGAGCTGGCCCGCCAGTCGGTGCGCGGCAGCGCGGCGCCCGACGAGGTGCAGGCCAAGCTGCTGTCGGGGATCGACCACTGGCTCACCGGGTGA
- a CDS encoding pyridoxal phosphate-dependent aminotransferase, with translation MTSATPSSERRVSARIGAISESATLAVDAKAKALKAAGRPVIGFGAGEPDFPTPDYIVEAAVEACRNPKYHRYTPAGGLPELKAAIAAKTLRDSGYEVEASQVLVTNGGKQAIYEAFAAVLDPGDEVIVPAPYWTTYPESIRLAGGVPVEVVADETTGYRVSVEQLEAARTERTKVVLFVSPSNPTGSVYSEADARAIGEWAAEHGLWVLTDEIYEHLVYGEAKFTSLPVLVPALRDKCIIVNGVAKTYAMTGWRVGWVIAPQDVIKAATNLQSHATSNVSNVAQVAALAAVSGNLDAVAEMRKAFDRRRQTMVKMLNEIDGVFCPTPEGAFYAYPSVKELIGKEIRGKRPQSSVELAALILDEVEVAVVPGEAFGTPGYLRLSYALGDEDLVEGVSRIQKLLAEAKA, from the coding sequence ATGACCTCTGCAACGCCTTCCTCCGAGCGCCGGGTGTCCGCCCGTATCGGCGCCATTTCCGAGTCCGCCACCCTCGCCGTGGACGCCAAGGCCAAGGCCCTCAAGGCCGCCGGTCGCCCGGTGATCGGCTTCGGTGCCGGCGAGCCCGACTTCCCGACCCCGGACTACATCGTCGAGGCCGCGGTCGAGGCCTGCCGCAACCCCAAGTACCACCGCTACACGCCGGCCGGCGGTCTGCCCGAGCTCAAGGCCGCCATCGCGGCCAAGACGCTGCGCGACTCCGGCTACGAGGTCGAGGCCTCGCAGGTCCTGGTGACCAACGGCGGCAAGCAGGCGATCTACGAGGCCTTCGCGGCCGTCCTGGACCCGGGTGACGAGGTCATCGTCCCGGCTCCGTACTGGACCACGTACCCGGAGTCGATCCGCCTCGCCGGCGGTGTCCCGGTCGAGGTCGTCGCCGACGAGACCACCGGCTACCGCGTCTCCGTCGAGCAGCTGGAGGCCGCGCGCACCGAGCGCACCAAGGTCGTCCTGTTCGTCTCCCCGTCCAACCCGACCGGCTCGGTCTACAGCGAGGCCGACGCCCGCGCGATCGGCGAGTGGGCCGCCGAGCACGGCCTGTGGGTGCTCACGGACGAGATCTACGAGCACCTCGTCTACGGCGAGGCGAAGTTCACCTCGCTGCCGGTCCTGGTCCCGGCCCTGCGCGACAAGTGCATCATCGTCAACGGCGTCGCCAAGACGTACGCGATGACCGGCTGGCGCGTGGGCTGGGTCATCGCCCCGCAGGACGTCATCAAGGCGGCGACCAACCTCCAGTCGCACGCCACCTCCAACGTCTCCAACGTGGCCCAGGTCGCCGCGCTGGCCGCCGTCTCGGGCAACCTCGACGCGGTCGCGGAGATGCGCAAGGCCTTCGACCGCCGTCGCCAGACGATGGTGAAGATGCTCAACGAGATCGACGGCGTCTTCTGCCCGACCCCCGAGGGCGCGTTCTACGCGTACCCGTCGGTCAAGGAGCTCATCGGCAAGGAGATCCGCGGCAAGCGCCCGCAGTCCTCCGTCGAGCTCGCCGCCCTGATCCTGGACGAGGTCGAGGTCGCGGTCGTCCCGGGCGAGGCCTTCGGCACCCCCGGCTACCTGCGCCTGTCCTACGCCCTGGGCGACGAGGACCTGGTCGAGGGCGTCTCCCGCATCCAGAAGCTCCTGGCGGAGGCCAAGGCCTAG
- the secE gene encoding preprotein translocase subunit SecE: MTDALGSIDMPDAEDETREKKARKGGKRGKKGPLGRLALFYRQIVAELRKVVWPTRNQLTTYTTVVIVFVIIMIGLVTVIDFGFEKAIKFVFG, from the coding sequence GTGACGGACGCCCTGGGCTCCATCGACATGCCTGACGCCGAGGACGAGACGCGCGAGAAGAAGGCCCGCAAGGGCGGCAAGCGCGGCAAGAAGGGCCCCCTGGGCCGGCTTGCGCTTTTCTACCGCCAGATTGTCGCGGAACTCCGCAAGGTTGTTTGGCCGACTCGCAACCAGCTCACGACGTACACCACCGTGGTGATTGTCTTCGTGATCATCATGATCGGTCTGGTAACCGTGATTGACTTTGGGTTTGAAAAAGCCATCAAGTTCGTCTTCGGCTGA